Proteins encoded in a region of the Sugiyamaella lignohabitans strain CBS 10342 chromosome B, complete sequence genome:
- the HFI1 gene encoding Hfi1p (Adaptor protein required for structural integrity of the SAGA complex; a histone acetyltransferase-coactivator complex that is involved in global regulation of gene expression through acetylation and transcription functions; GO_component: GO:0005671 - Ada2/Gcn5/Ada3 transcription activator complex [Evidence IDA,IPI] [PMID 9154821]; GO_component: GO:0000124 - SAGA complex [Evidence IDA] [PMID 9674426]; GO_component: GO:0070461 - SAGA-type complex [Evidence IEA]; GO_component: GO:0046695 - SLIK (SAGA-like) complex [Evidence IDA] [PMID 12446794]; GO_component: GO:0005634 - nucleus [Evidence IEA,IEA]; GO_function: GO:0003713 - transcription coactivator activity [Evidence IMP] [PMID 10048020]; GO_function: GO:0003712 - transcription cofactor activity [Evidence IMP,IPI] [PMID 9154821]; GO_process: GO:0016568 - chromatin modification [Evidence IDA] [PMID 9674426]; GO_process: GO:0016573 - histone acetylation [Evidence IDA] [PMID 9674426]; GO_process: GO:0006355 - regulation of transcription, DNA-templated [Evidence IEA]; GO_process: GO:0006366 - transcription from RNA polymerase II promoter [Evidence IMP] [PMID 9154821]; GO_process: GO:0006351 - transcription, DNA-templated [Evidence IEA]): protein MASPALLMNGNLAKNILNGGSSAGSAASVGTPGPSNGGGLNLEGNGMTGAITPAKTISGSALSTNPTLTVPTKAISANSPQAQSMTGNTSSSKRLDVDTIMIEFQKSLGDNWDRYRDVITSFLIGRLTRFELQEELDQILDKNAIKLHNHFLLTNLANSLRDPPPGEQGSLSGWFKKQKDGARNVKGDSQLAKLKEDILGLSVRERKRIKAIARVRKRHNQPLFQARGSNPESLNSRASTPDSS, encoded by the coding sequence ATGGCCTCACCGGCATTGCTTATGAATGGAAATCTAGCTAAAAACATCTTAAATGGAGGTTCAAGTGCTGGATCAGCTGCTTCAGTAGGGACACCAGGTCCCAGCAATGGTGGAGGTCTAAACCTAGAAGGAAATGGCATGACTGGTGCGATTACACCTGCTAAGACGATATCAGGAAGTGCATTATCGACAAACCCAACATTAACGGTCCCAACGAAAGCGATATCTGCGAACTCCCCACAAGCACAGAGCATGACGGGGAATACATCATCAAGCAAACGACTCGATGTAGACACGATAATGATAGAGTTTCAGAAATCTCTAGGAGACAACTGGGATCGATACAGAGACGTGATCACAAGTTTTCTAATAGGAAGACTGACACGATTTGAACTACAAGAAGAGCTAGATCAGATTCTCGACAAAAACGCGATAAAACTACATAACCATTTCCTACTAACGAACCTGGCCAATTCACTACGAGATCCTCCACCAGGAGAACAGGGCTCGTTGTCAGGATGGTTCAAAAAACAGAAGGATGGGGCACGCAATGTCAAGGGTGATTCACAGCTAGCGAAGCTGAAAGAAGACATCCTTGGACTCAGCGTGCGAGAAAGAAAGCGTATCAAGGCCATTGCGAGGGTAAGAAAGAGGCACAATCAACCGCTGTTTCAAGCGAGAGGCTCCAACCCCGAAAGTTTAAACAGCAGGGCAtccacgcccgactcgagctaa
- the TAZ1 gene encoding Taz1p (Lyso-phosphatidylcholine acyltransferase; required for normal phospholipid content of mitochondrial membranes; major determinant of the final acyl chain composition of the mitochondrial-specific phospholipid cardiolipin; mutations in human ortholog tafazzin cause Barth syndrome, a rare X-linked disease characterized by skeletal and cardiomyopathy and bouts of cyclic neutropenia; GO_component: GO:0016021 - integral component of membrane [Evidence IEA]; GO_component: GO:0031307 - integral component of mitochondrial outer membrane [Evidence IDA] [PMID 16135531]; GO_component: GO:0016020 - membrane [Evidence IEA]; GO_component: GO:0005743 - mitochondrial inner membrane [Evidence IDA] [PMID 16880272]; GO_component: GO:0005741 - mitochondrial outer membrane [Evidence IEA,IEA]; GO_component: GO:0005741 - mitochondrial outer membrane [Evidence IDA] [PMID 16880272]; GO_component: GO:0005739 - mitochondrion [Evidence IEA]; GO_component: GO:0005739 - mitochondrion [Evidence IDA] [PMID 14562095]; GO_component: GO:0005739 - mitochondrion [Evidence IDA] [PMID 14576278]; GO_component: GO:0005739 - mitochondrion [Evidence IDA] [PMID 15304507]; GO_component: GO:0005739 - mitochondrion [Evidence IDA] [PMID 15588229]; GO_component: GO:0005739 - mitochondrion [Evidence IDA] [PMID 16823961]; GO_function: GO:0047184 - 1-acylglycerophosphocholine O-acyltransferase activity [Evidence IEA]; GO_function: GO:0047184 - 1-acylglycerophosphocholine O-acyltransferase activity [Evidence IMP] [PMID 15588229]; GO_function: GO:0016740 - transferase activity [Evidence IEA]; GO_function: GO:0016746 - transferase activity, transferring acyl groups [Evidence IEA,IEA]; GO_process: GO:0035965 - cardiolipin acyl-chain remodeling [Evidence IMP] [PMID 14651618]; GO_process: GO:0032048 - cardiolipin metabolic process [Evidence IMP] [PMID 14651618]; GO_process: GO:0007007 - inner mitochondrial membrane organization [Evidence IMP] [PMID 14651618]; GO_process: GO:0008152 - metabolic process [Evidence IEA]; GO_process: GO:0042775 - mitochondrial ATP synthesis coupled electron transport [Evidence IMP] [PMID 15304507]; GO_process: GO:0008654 - phospholipid biosynthetic process [Evidence IMP] [PMID 14651618]; GO_process: GO:0008654 - phospholipid biosynthetic process [Evidence IMP] [PMID 15588229]; GO_process: GO:0006461 - protein complex assembly [Evidence IMP] [PMID 16135531]), giving the protein MSFQQISNNGYKFLTHYPRQNKYWKAASKATLGAVGLWSKLTLGAISTPKMHNTDILTEAYRTSKLENRGLLTVMNHTSVLDEPLVWGGLLPVRHYFMKDGLRWALGADNVCFKNSFTKMFFSLGQVLATKRFGVGPFQGSIDASINLLSSNQTKYSAESESNNGKGGIVLSASAASDSDSIPMNKSIIDRPGWVHIFPETFVHQPYPPHQHTLKYFHWGVSRLILESSQPPIVVPIYTHGLEKIIPEDESYIGGLRKRLGSKVEFNVGMPLDESAVASFRKEWLGMVRDQHKQGAIQALDISNNIYESLNEPLMTGTAARDLRSRVAAFVREGVDATRLQLGFEQSDPRMADASFWHNQKEVRLAGKMHNRS; this is encoded by the coding sequence ATGTCCTTCCAACAAATATCCAATAATGGTTATAAATTTCTGACGCATTATCCACGGCAAAACAAATACTGGAAAGCTGCCAGTAAAGCCACTCTAGGGGCAGTTGGCTTATGGTCAAAACTTACGTTAGGTGCTAtttcaacaccaaaaaTGCATAATACGGATATTCTCACGGAGGCCTATCGAACTAGTAAGCTGGAGAACCGAGGATTATTAACAGTCATGAATCATACTTCAGTTTTGGATGAGCCACTCGTATGGGGTGGACTTTTACCTGTTCGACATTACTTCATGAAGGATGGACTGAGATGGGCTTTAGGAGCAGATAATGTGTGCTTCAAGAATTCTTTTACAAAAATGTTCTTCTCATTGGGACAAGTCCTTGCTACTAAGAGGTTTGGAGTGGGACCATTCCAGGGATCAATTGATGCTAGTATTAATTTGTTGTCGTCGAATCAAACCAAATACTCTGCAGAATCAGAGAGTAATAATGGTAAAGGAGGAATAGTTTTGTCAGCATCGGCTGcctctgattctgattcgATTCCTATGAACAAATCCATTATAGACAGACCAGGATGGGTGCACATTTTTCCAGAGACATTTGTCCACCAACCATATCCCCCTCATCAGCATACTTTAAAATATTTCCACTGGGGTGTTAGCAGGCTTATTCTTGAATCCAGTCAACCTCCTATTGTAGTACCTATATATACACATGGTCTTGAGAAAATCATtcctgaagatgaatctTACATTGGAGGGCTGAGAAAAAGACTGGGAAGTAAAGTGGAGTTTAACGTTGGAATGCCCTTGGACGAGTCGGCAGTAGCATCATTCCGGAAGGAATGGCTTGGAATGGTTAGAGACCAGCATAAACAAGGTGCTATTCAAGCCTTGGACATTTCAAATAACATTTATGAGTCACTAAATGAACCACTTATGACTGGCACCGCAGCACGAGACCTACGGTCGCGGGTGGCAGCATTTGTGAGAGAAGGTGTCGACGCTACAAGATTGCAGCTTGGATTCGAACAATCAGATCCCAGAATGGCTGATGCATCGTTCTGGCACaaccaaaaagaagtcAGATTAGCTGGCAAAATGCATAATAGGTCGTGA
- the HFI1 gene encoding Hfi1p (Adaptor protein required for structural integrity of the SAGA complex; a histone acetyltransferase-coactivator complex that is involved in global regulation of gene expression through acetylation and transcription functions; GO_component: GO:0005671 - Ada2/Gcn5/Ada3 transcription activator complex [Evidence IDA,IPI] [PMID 9154821]; GO_component: GO:0000124 - SAGA complex [Evidence IDA] [PMID 9674426]; GO_component: GO:0070461 - SAGA-type complex [Evidence IEA]; GO_component: GO:0046695 - SLIK (SAGA-like) complex [Evidence IDA] [PMID 12446794]; GO_component: GO:0005634 - nucleus [Evidence IEA,IEA]; GO_function: GO:0003713 - transcription coactivator activity [Evidence IMP] [PMID 10048020]; GO_function: GO:0003712 - transcription cofactor activity [Evidence IMP,IPI] [PMID 9154821]; GO_process: GO:0016568 - chromatin modification [Evidence IDA] [PMID 9674426]; GO_process: GO:0016573 - histone acetylation [Evidence IDA] [PMID 9674426]; GO_process: GO:0006355 - regulation of transcription, DNA-templated [Evidence IEA]; GO_process: GO:0006366 - transcription from RNA polymerase II promoter [Evidence IMP] [PMID 9154821]; GO_process: GO:0006351 - transcription, DNA-templated [Evidence IEA]): protein MLPKIPFINEKDKAKLQSGGTAASGAAGSGSSAATPASPNKQNKGASPAVDTSSSSSNNNHSLANPMVWTQDIIHSYEAPLASEIYELPDNDSLNARMLGISLEHGLLHGIDNGVCDIMIAGLEHYLKDVVQQIFDKARLRKIPDSANTSIFEQSSPRTASVSGAASALTEPISKRGGSISQTTNPFSAPATSLAGSFEDTMTAEDMAMALDTAPHSFVEMTGPVYRLKNTMLTDEESADPAERPPTPMFNSHIESQPEIANLLKDIMSS from the coding sequence ATGCTGCCGAAAATTCCATTTATCAATGAAAAGGATAAAGCCAAATTACAAAGTGGAGGAACAGCGGCATCGGGGGCAGCAGGATCGGGATCCAGTGCAGCCACTCCAGCGTCACctaataaacaaaataaagGAGCGTCTCCTGCAGTGgataccagcagctccagtagTAATAATAACCATTCACTGGCGAATCCCATGGTTTGGACACAGGATATCATTCATTCATATGAAGCACCACTTGCATCAGAAATATACGAACTTCCCGACAACGACAGTCTGAATGCACGAATGCTGGGTATCTCGCTGGAGCACGGATTGCTGCACGGAATTGACAACGGAGTATGTGATATCATGATAGCAGGACTCGAGCATTATTTGAAAGATGTGGTTCAGCAAATTTTTGATAAAGCCCGGCTGCGAAAGATCCCCGATTCGGCCAACACCAGTATTTTCGAGCAGTCCAGTCCACGCACTGCCAGTGTCAGTGGAGCGGCATCTGCTTTAACTGAGCCGATTAGCAAGAGAGGAGGCAGCATTTCACAGACCACAAATCCATTCTCAGCACCTGCGACGTCACTTGCCGGTTCCTTTGAAGATACCATGACGGCTGAAGATATGGCTATGGCACTGGACACAGCGCCTCACAGTTTCGTGGAGATGACGGGTCCTGTGTACCGACTTAAGAACACGATGCTGACAGACGAGGAGTCGGCAGACCCTGCCGAACGGCCGCCAACTCCCATGTTCAACTCGCATATAGAGAGCCAACCGGAGATCGCCAATCTCCTAAAAGACATCATGTCAAGCTAA
- the TNA1 gene encoding Tna1p (High affinity nicotinic acid plasma membrane permease; responsible for uptake of low levels of nicotinic acid; expression of the gene increases in the absence of extracellular nicotinic acid or para-aminobenzoate (PABA); GO_component: GO:0016021 - integral component of membrane [Evidence IEA,IEA]; GO_component: GO:0016021 - integral component of membrane [Evidence ISM] [PMID 12192589]; GO_component: GO:0005887 - integral component of plasma membrane [Evidence ISS] [PMID 9678606]; GO_component: GO:0016020 - membrane [Evidence IEA,IEA]; GO_component: GO:0005739 - mitochondrion [Evidence IDA] [PMID 14576278]; GO_component: GO:0005739 - mitochondrion [Evidence IDA] [PMID 16823961]; GO_function: GO:0015663 - nicotinamide mononucleotide transmembrane transporter activity [Evidence IMP] [PMID 10869563]; GO_process: GO:0015890 - nicotinamide mononucleotide transport [Evidence IEP,IMP] [PMID 10869563]; GO_process: GO:0055085 - transmembrane transport [Evidence IEA]; GO_process: GO:0006810 - transport [Evidence IEA]), whose translation MMAFRFLMGVFETGYSPGVPYYLTFFYYRHEIAWRISVFCVAAPIATTFSGALAYGITKNTNLAIASWRVLFLVESLPTIALGLWGYYALPNSSADSRFLTEHEKNIAKARLARQISKVEMSRSFRVKDFLTSLIDPKVVLPMVMYFSINVSYSSLPVFTPAIIHGMGFTSVNSQGLSAIPYIYTTVIVLLSCYLSDRWRVRGAFVTILSLKGAVGWLLLALCKTTGVRYFALFLASSGIFSCVPLMLTWMSNNQGTEQKRGIGFMFINILGQTGPLVGTRLFPASEAPLYIKGCWISFGFTVFLSTCSVVLALHLIYENRKLERKYGPAEDTTQASNSVSEDGEVNPNFRYIW comes from the coding sequence ATGATGGCATTTCGATTTTTGATGGGAGTGTTTGAAACCGGATATTCTCCTGGTGTTCCATACTATCTTACATTTTTCTACTATCGACATGAGATAGCATGGAGAATTTCTGTTTTCTGTGTAGCGGCTCCCATTGCTACTACCTTTTCCGGCGCTCTTGCCTATGGCATCACTAAAAACACCAATCTTGCCATTGCTAGCTGGAGAGTTCTGTTTCTAGTTGAATCTTTACCTACAATTGCGCTAGGACTCTGGGGTTACTATGCTCTTCCAAATAGTTCGGCAGATAGTCGATTTCTAACGGAACATGAGAAAAATATTGCGAAGGCACGACTGGCCAGACAAATATCCAAAGTGGAGATGTCCCGATCATTCAGAGTCAAGGACTTCTTAACTTCGCTGATAGATCCCAAAGTTGTCCTTCCGATGGTGATGTACTTTTCTATTAATGTGTCGTACTCGTCACTGCCAGTTTTCACTCCTGCTATTATTCATGGAATGGGATTTACGTCTGTTAATTCCCAAGGATTGTCTGCAATACCCTACATCTACACCACCGTCATTGTTTTACTTTCTTGCTATCTGTCAGATCGGTGGAGGGTTCGTGGAGCTTTCGTGACTATTCTGTCACTCAAAGGTGCTGTAGGATGGCTGTTGCTAGCTCTTTGCAAGACTACCGGAGTTAGATACTTTGCACTATTCCTAGCATCATCTGGGATCTTTAGCTGTGTGCCATTGATGCTTACTTGGATGTCCAATAACCAAGGAACAGAACAGAAGAGAGGCATTGGCTTTATGTTTATCAACATATTAGGACAGACCGGTCCACTAGTTGGCACCCGATTATTTCCCGCCAGCGAAGCACCATTGTATATTAAAGGTTGCTGGATCAGCTTTGGATTTACAGTATTTTTATCAACCTGCTCAGTAGTCCTTGCTCTACATCTTATCTATGAAAATAGAAAACTGGAGCGGAAATACGGCCCTGCAGAAGATACCACCCAGGCATCAAATTCAGTTTCCGAGGATGGAGAAGTCAATCCAAACTTTAGGTATATCTGGTGA
- the AEP3 gene encoding Pentatricopeptide repeat-containing protein At1g63130, mitochondrial: MRALSRLAAGSLRPRLRNISQQNAGALLVCNSIGLELLEHRLLVPSHGPTPTIIKRNYNPFKKQPKWESDTKKSKNTEECDQLARKLRESLASQADSKQVKKIIFDLVNVSQHRVSGEYIPLIERALQKFHFLSKKSKLLSIDEVQTLYRSVVQLDATAGSNMDADKDKVDPARGWLLQSSVSQSSSESTLITKLYSVLYNSQSQLPTTDRVQNGLLYMKYLRSENLIVESRKLLTALIQDATILASLDEPTILQFTSIIQNINPDVDSLIALYEILGSTGSLSLTLFHEGILAFTEIASKHPENESTQQLMKFLNSTIFIDSKLEPTRETIIIALDCCLTLSSAECGKRLLRTLVKPRLDDLLADDSDPESSLQFYELLLMSCSKFGEDVATGKKIVDRILTSFTPDQMAKETWDVLAQWTVYYSPDTDVLETLIDQMVEHGFNPDEVTLSDVVSIAIGAAKRTDKYIDSVVNMFNLKFDVDSNVQTFAFLIDRKLHSCDLEAAQKLFQNSITASGCDWGVDSQRHIPTLDRLLVALCTSPPVDQRNVFEVYQQVLMFTRTVGYNAQCELLKMFLSIGNSYDVELFIKEQFGDRPGLPWQAYSEIYHVMFDYIMTCKDYKLAWDIYGLLNGLIKLPYESYYTAMELFCRLGRPDAALLILKYLRVRSRKEAIPSPDRNMYILLFNEFGKTLYEEGVQELQGLLRTDLYTESDIEIMNSILGAYCNLQDPHRTKNTWLEINGFPEGQGVNNDTITIMIKHLTRYSLPEVEKLWVSFPETYNLTPDADNLRQYVIANCYHGYYMRALEVTKHMEQTYGIVPGRDIIEALYNWTMLDSRKKLVEKWAIETHPDTWKQLQESNSLKTYVLPDNVDNDSEDNLRAQTIQTMEADDHKNSTLITR, translated from the coding sequence ATGAGAGCGTTGTCAAGGCTAGCAGCAGGTTCGCTGAGGCCCAGGCTTAGGAATATAAGCCAGCAAAATGCTGGTGCATTACTAGTGTGCAATAGTATCGGTCTAGAGCTTCTAGAGCACAGACTTCTGGTCCCAAGTCACGGTCCTACTCCGACTATTATCAAACGAAATTACAATCCTTTTAAGAAACAACCCAAATGGGAGTCTGATACCAAGAAATCTAAAAATACGGAAGAATGCGATCAGCTTGCAAGAAAATTGAGGGAATCTCTGGCTTCACAGGCTGATTCTAAACAGGTTAAGAAGATCATTTTTGACTTGGTAAATGTGTCTCAGCATAGGGTGTCTGGTGAATATATCCCATTAATAGAACGAGCGCTTCAAAAATTCCATTTTCTGAGTAAAAAATCGAAACTGTTATCAATTGACGAAGTTCAGACGTTATATAGGTCAGTGGTGCAGTTAGATGCAACTGCTGGGTCTAACATGGACGCCGATAAGGACAAGGTTGATCCAGCACGAGGCTGGCTGTTACAATCTTCAGTATCACAGTCTTCATCTGAAAGCACACTAATAACGAAGCTTTATTCGGTGTTATACAATTCCCAGTCTCAGCTTCCTACTACCGACCGTGTACAAAATGGCCTGCTGTATATGAAATATCTCAGGTCGGAAAATCTCATTGTAGAATCTCGAAAACTTCTCACTGCATTAATTCAAGATGCTACTATTTTAGCATCTCTTGATGAACCCACAATCCTTCAATTTACAAGTATTATACAAAATATCAACCCTGATGTTGATAGTCTGATAGCCCTGTATGAAATTCTCGGTAGTACTGGTAGTTTATCTTTAACATTATTTCATGAGGGTATTCTAGCATTTACCGAGATTGCATCTAAACACCCAGAAAATGAGTCCACACAACAGCTTATGAAGTTTTTGAATTCGACCATATTCATAGACTCGAAATTAGAGCCTACGCGAGAGACAATTATTATCGCCTTGGATTGCTGTCTGACTCTGAGCTCAGCAGAATGTGGCAAGCGATTACTCCGGACACTGGTAAAACCTCGTTTGGACGACCTGCTAGCTGACGATAGTGATCCAGAATCGAGTCTACAATTCTACGAACTTTTATTAATGAGTTGTAGTAAGTTTGGTGAAGACGTGGCCACTGGTAAAAAGATAGTCGATAGGATCCTCACTAGTTTTACGCCAGACCAAATGGCTAAGGAGACATGGGATGTTCTTGCTCAATGGACTGTATACTATTCGCCAGATACCGATGTTTTGGAGACACTTATAGACCAAATGGTGGAGCATGGATTTAATCCTGATGAGGTGACTCTAAGCGATGTTGTTTCTATTGCTATTGGAGCAGCTAAACGAACCGACAAGTATATCGACTCGGTTGTTAACATGTTCAATCTGAAATTCGATGTCGACAGCAATGTTCAAACATTTGCATTCTTAATCGACCGCAAACTGCATTCGTGCGACTTAGAGGCTGCTCAGAAGCTGTTTCAAAACAGTATCACGGCAAGCGGATGTGATTGGGGAGTAGACAGCCAGCGTCATATACCTACTCTCGACAGACTGTTGGTGGCTCTATGTacatcaccaccagtagaCCAACGCAACGTTTTCGAGGTTTACCAACAAGTACTAATGTTTACGAGAACTGTTGGATACAATGCCCAGTGTGAGCTACTGAAAATGTTTCTCTCAATTGGCAACTCTTACGACGTggaattatttataaaagaACAGTTTGGAGATAGACCAGGACTGCCCTGGCAGGCATACTCGGAGATATACCATGTCATGTTCGACTATATCATGACATGTAAAGACTATAAACTAGCATGGGATATCTACGGACTGTTAAACGGACTTATCAAGCTGCCGTACGAATCTTACTACACAGCAATGGAGCTGTTCTGTCGACTTGGACGACCAGACGCTGCTCTCCTGATTCTCAAGTATCTACGAGTTCGAAGCAGAAAAGAAGCGATACCATCTCCTGACCGcaatatgtatatattgCTGTTCAATGAGTTTGGCAAAACTCTGTACGAAGAAGGTGTCCAGGAGCTACAAGGACTATTACGGACCGATCTGTATACGGAATCTGATATTGAAATCATGAACTCGATTCTCGGAGCATACTGTAACCTCCAGGATCCACACCGGACCAAGAACACCTGGCTTGAAATCAACGGGTTCCCCGAAGGTCAAGGTGTCAATAACGataccatcaccatcatGATCAAGCACTTGACGAGATATTCTCTTCCCGAAGTCGAGAAACTATGGGTATCGTTTCCGGAGACATACAATCTCACACCCGATGCCGACAACCTACGTCAGTACGTGATTGCCAACTGCTACCACGGATATTACATGCGAGCACTTGAAGTGACGAAACACATGGAGCAGACCTACGGCATTGTACCCGGCCGCGACATCATTGAAGCGCTCTACAACTGGACGATGCTAGACTCGCGCAAGAAGCTCGTCGAGAAATGGGCCATCGAAACACATCCCGATACCTGGAAACAGCTCCAGGAGTCCAACTCGCTTAAAACCTACGTCCTTCCCGACAATGTCGACAACGACAGCGAGGATAACCTGCGTGCCCAAACCATACAAACCATGGAGGCCGACGACCACAAGAACTCGACCCTCATCACCAGATAA